The Myroides phaeus DNA segment GATCTTTCAATCTATAATGATTTAAATGTTGAAAAGGGAATTATCAATTTCTCTAAAAAGATTAATGCTGATTTAATTACTATTGCTACACACGGTAGAACAGGATTATCTCATTTCTTCAACGGAAGTATCAGTGAAGATTTAGTTAATCACTCAAAAATATCAGTTTTAACAATCAAAATTGACTAATTATTCTTGACTTGTTTTAAACAAACAAAGTAGTTTAAATATATAACAGTAGTAGACATCCGTTTACTACTGTTTTTTTTTGTACTATTTAAAACTACATTACCTCCTCCACAAACTGAGCGACCGCAAGGCTTATGCGTATCTTGTACAACACTCGTACCACACATCTTCGACACATCGCCCACATTCACTCGGAAAACACCCCTCATTTCCGAACAAGTGTGGTACTTATGTGGTGTCTATGTGGTACAAGAGTCGACTAAGTATAAACAAAAAGCCGCTTCACTTTCGAATACTTCTTCTTGTTCGCCCTATCCTATAAAGAAATATAAGTCCTCTATTAAACAGCGAATCTCCTTTCCCTTTTCAATATCACCAACAAAAAACTGCATAAAAAAAACCGCACCTATACTTTCGTATATGATGCAGTTTAAAAAATATATATTCTTTTGCGCTACGTTGCCAATTATTTTCTATTCAACAAACGCACAATTCTTATTTAATAATTTCAATATGACTTTCTGAAACTTTTGCTATCGGCAAATAATGCTTTTTCCCTTCTACTAATAAACACAAATAGATATTGTCTATGGAAATCACATATCCTTCTAACCCATCAATTCGAATCAATTGACCAAGTTCTAAGTTCTTTCTCGCATAAAATGAATATAGTAGTCTTGTAATAACATCTTTAGACCCTAATCCTAAAGACAGAGCTACTGTTAACAACAAAGCTCCTATTATAATAGAAATATTACTTGTAATAATATCAGTATTTATACCCATTTGGTTTAATGTAGTAATAATTACAAACACTAAAATCAAATAAAAAAGTATATTCCCAATCATACGAGCGCCACTAAAATCGACAGCTTTCAAAACTCCTACAACGGCTTTCTTGATCCAAGAAGCAAAATATAGCCCTCCTACAAAGATTAGCAATGCTACAAAAACCTTAGGAACATAAAGCATTAAATTCCCTACTTCTCGAGAAACAATATCAAGTCCGAATAACTCAGCTCCTACAACAACCATAAGAAAGACAACAAAAATCTTTACAAAAAAGATCAATATACTCTCTACTTTTATTGAAAAGTTTAGCTTACTTAAAAACTCGTTCTCATTTATTAGCTTTTGTATTTTATCTAATCTAATTACTTTAAAAACTTTCTTTAAAATATAAGAAAGCAACTTTACCACTAACCAGCAAAGCAAAATATAACCTACTAAAAAAACAAAGCCCATCAATCCCTTTAACAAAGACCCTGTTACTGAGCTAATCATTTGGCTTGGATACTCAAAACTATAAAGTTCCATCATTCTTACTATTTTTAATTTTCTCGATTATTTCGTTTTCTCTTTTTATATCT contains these protein-coding regions:
- a CDS encoding mechanosensitive ion channel family protein: MMELYSFEYPSQMISSVTGSLLKGLMGFVFLVGYILLCWLVVKLLSYILKKVFKVIRLDKIQKLINENEFLSKLNFSIKVESILIFFVKIFVVFLMVVVGAELFGLDIVSREVGNLMLYVPKVFVALLIFVGGLYFASWIKKAVVGVLKAVDFSGARMIGNILFYLILVFVIITTLNQMGINTDIITSNISIIIGALLLTVALSLGLGSKDVITRLLYSFYARKNLELGQLIRIDGLEGYVISIDNIYLCLLVEGKKHYLPIAKVSESHIEIIK